From the genome of Bubalus bubalis isolate 160015118507 breed Murrah chromosome 2, NDDB_SH_1, whole genome shotgun sequence, one region includes:
- the RNF186 gene encoding E3 ubiquitin-protein ligase RNF186, whose amino-acid sequence MACPKIPQQPQLVCQKATPSDPAGCNGGPGGPTEGDLECLVCREPYSGVRPPKLLGCQHAFCAVCLKLLLCVQDDAWSIPCPLCRKVTTVPGGLVCTLRDQENVLARLARPGLEVPLGPQGLANPAALTAGQPSTAGEEEQDAVSPNRAAARRLAAHLLLLVLLIVLILPFIYPGVIRWVLSFLVTLALLLALLFCSHPGQQGGCVPTPRTLFCRERKPSEIASIS is encoded by the coding sequence ATGGCCTGCCCCAAGATCCCGCAGCAGCCCCAGCTGGTCTGCCAAAAAGCCACCCCCTCCGACCCCGCGGGCTGCAATGGAGGTCCTGGCGGCCCCACAGAGGGTGACCTGGAGTGCCTGGTGTGCCGGGAGCCCTACAGCGGCGTCCGGCCGCCCAAGTTGCTGGGCTGCCAGCACGCCTTCTGCGCCGTCTGCCTGAAGCTGCTGCTGTGCGTGCAGGACGATGCCTGGTCCATCCCCTGCCCTCTGTGCCGCAAGGTCACGACCGTCCCCGGGGGCCTCGTCTGCACCCTGCGCGACCAGGAGAACGTGCTGGCACGGCTAGCCCGGCCGGGCCTGGAGGTGCCGCTCGGCCCTCAGGGGCTGGCGAACCCTGCCGCTCTGACAGCAGGGCAGCCCAGCACTGCCGGAGAGGAGGAGCAGGACGCGGTGAGCCCCAACCGCGCGGCGGCCCGTCGCCTGGCCGCGCACCTGCTCCTGCTGGTCCTGCTCATCGTCCTCATCCTGCCCTTCATCTACCCCGGCGTCATCCGGTGGGTGCTCAGCTTCCTCGTCACCCTGGCCCTGCTGCTGGCTCTGCTCTTCTGCTCTCACCCCGGCCAGCAGGGCGGCTGCGTGCCCACCCCCAGGACTCTCTTCTGCAGAGAGCGGAAACCCAGCGAGATCGCCTCCATCTCCTGA